ATGCCCGGCGTCTCCGTCACCCTTGGCGAGCAGATCGAGGCGCTGCGCGCCCATGCCGGCGAGGCGGCGGTGCGGCTCATCCGCCGCCAGCCCGACCCGGTGGTGGCGCGCGTGGTCGGCGGCTGGCCGCAGGCCTTCACGGCGGCGCGGGCTCTGGCGCTCGGCTTCACCGGGGATGACGGTTTTGCCGGCATTCTCGACGCCTATCTCACCGAGGATTTCCGGTCGGCCGCCTGAGGCCCGCCTTCCTCGTCCTCATCCTTTGATCCCGTCCCGTGTCCAAGGTGCCCATCATGCCCGCGTCTCCTCGCTACTCCGGTGTCTTCCCGGTCGCGCCCACGGTGTTCGATGCCGCGGGGCGGCTTGATCTGGAGGGCCAGAAGCGCGCCGTCGATTTCATGATCGACGCCGGCTCGCACGGGCTGTGCATCCTCGCCAATTTCTCCGAGCAGTTCGTGCTCACCGATGACGAGCGCGATCAGGTGATGAGGACCGTGCTGGAGCATGTCGCCGGCCGCGTGCCGGTGATCGTCACCACCACCCACTTCTCCACCTTCGTCTGCGCCGAGCGTTCGAAGCGCGCGCAGGAGATGGGCGCGGCCATGGTCATGGTCATGCCGCCCTATCACGGCGCCACCTTCCGGGTGCCCGAGGCGCAGGTCTATGAGTTCTATCGCGGGGTCTCCGACGCGATCCGCATCCCGATCATGGTGCAGGACGCCCCGGTCGCCGGCACGCCGCTCTCCGTGCCGTTCCTGGCGAAGATGGCGGCCGAGATCGAGAACCTCGCTTATTTCAAGATCGAGGTGCCCGGTGCCGCGAACAAGCTGCGGGCGCTGATCGAGGCGGGCGGGGCGGCGATCGAGGGTCCGTGGGACGGCGAGGAGGCGATCACGCTGATGGCCGATCTCGACGCCGGCGCCACCGGCGCCATGACCGGCGGCGGCTACCCCGACGGCATCCGCGCGATTATCGACCCGTATGTCGCGGGCGACCGGGAGGCGGCGGTCGACGCCTATATGCGCTGGCTGCCGCTGATCAATTACGAGAACCGGCAGGCGGGGCTGGCGGCGGCCAAGATCCTCATGCAGGCGGGCGGGGTGATCCAGCACGACACGCTGCGCGCCCCGCTGCCGCCGGTGCACCCGGCGACCCGCGCCGGCCTCCTGGAGATCGCCCGCCGCCTCGACCCGCTCGTGCTGCGCTGGGGGAAGTGATGGGCGAGATCAGACCGCACAGACTGGCCTCATCGGCCTGATCGTCCACCTCACTGCACTGACCAGTCACGCTCTCAATAGAAGGGCGGGCCCCACGGGGCGTAGTCAAAGGCGGCCTGCTGGTTCAGCATCGCCGCCATTTCCTGCTCGCTGGCCAGCCGCTGCTGAAGAGCAAGCTGCTGGTAGGCCGAGTAATTGTCCATGGTTCCATAATACAGGCAACCGCAGATCGTTGGATCGGGATAGACGAAGACCGGCTGGCCGTTCTTGTTCAGCACGGAAAACTTGTTCGGCGGCAGCTTCTTCAGCGAGGCGATGCGGGCCGGAGTGTCGGCCGGGCGCAGCTGGAAACCGGCTGCCGCGAGCAGGTTGTCCTTGTTCTGGACCTCCGCCTTCTGCGTCGACGCACACCCGGCCACCGCGAGGCCGAGCAGGGCGATGGCGGCAAGTGATTGACGTTTCACGCGATTATCCTCCGGCGGCGGTTGGCTGTCGGCCATGCTAGGCGCGGGCAGGTGCCGTGTCGATCCATGGATGAGGTGTCATGATACGGATTTGCCGATTATGGTTACGGTCGTCGCCGCACACAATCGCGCGACAAGCAGGGCAAGTGTTCACTAGCCGACATTCGCCGTGGGCCGCTCATGTTAGCTTTCATCATGACACAAAATACGGAGCTACGCGCCCGCGCACTCTGCGCCGTCGACCTTCTGGCGGCGGAGCGGCGGCCGGCCGATCTGGTGGCGGCGGTGGAGCGCTACTGGCCTGTGGTTGCTCGCGAAATCGAGGCGGGCATCTGCGACGCCGGCCTCCCGCCGCCGGAGGATATGGAGCGGCGCGCGGAAGAATATCGCCGCTTGATCGGCTGACGCGGCGCCCCTGTCGGCCGGCGTCCTGTACCTCTCACCCGGCATTTAGCCGTCTGTAGACCTCTCTCCTGCAGCAAGACTTGCCTGAAGCTTGCGGTGCCGACGACAGGGGCCTTGTTCTGCCCACAATGACGCACTACATCATGCAGGTCGACTGATCGACACGCGCGGCTCCTTTCGGTGATGCCGCTGCTTTTTCTGACAATTCCGAGAGAGACGCCGAGCACGCGCCCGATGGGCTTCGCGCCGGCATTAGGATTCACGTGACCACGACCACTCTGCGCGGCGCCCTGCGTCGCCCCACGTTTGCCGCTTCCCAGCCCCGCTCGCCGGAAGACTGGAAGCCCGAGCCCTGCCTGCTCACGCGTGAGCAGCTCCGGGCCATCATCATCGAACAGCTCGGCTGACGCGACGGGCGGCGGGCGCTGTCGCGCCCCCGCCCCACGCTCACTGATCGCGCGCAGGAATGCGCGCATCACGCCTTTTCATGGCCCAAGGCGGGCCTCTCCATGGGCGCGGCCCGGCGGATACGCTATCCTGCCTCCCCCGCTTCGCGTTCCATGAGCCTCCCATGCCGGCCTCCGCCTCGCCCTTCCGTCCCGCTCCCTCCCTGCTCGACCATATCCGCCCGCAGGCCCTTGCCTTGCCGGAGAGCGGCATCGTCGAGGTGATGAACTATGGGCGTCGCCGCGAGGGTCTCATCCCGCTCTGGGCGGGCGAGGGCGATTTGCCGACCCCCTCCTTCATCAGCGAAGCCGCGACGCGCGCGCTTGCGGCGGGCGAGACCTTCTACACCTGGCAGCGCGGCATCCCCGAGCTGCGCGCCGCCATCGCCGCCTATATGACGCGCATCTATGGCGTGCCGGAGGATCTTGAGCGCTATCATGTGACCGGTTCGGGCATGCAGGCGATCCAGATCGCGCTGGCGCTAACCCTTTCGGCCGGCGAGGAAATCCTCATTCCCTCGCCCTCCTGGCCGAATGCCGCCGCCGCCGCCGAAGTGATCGGCGCCCGGCCCATTCCCGTGCCGCTGTCCTTCGATCCCGCGCGCGGTTTCTGGCTTGACCTCGACCAGCTTGAGGACGCGATCACCCCGCGCACGCGCGTCATCTTCATCAATTCCCCGGCCAACCCGACCGGCTTCGTCGCGCCCACGCAGACGCTGCGCGGCGTGCTCGACATCGCCCGTCGCCACGGGTTGTGGATCATCGCCGACGAGATTTATGGCCGCTTCTATTTCGAGGAGGGCGGGCTGGCTCCGTCCTTCCACGAGGTGATGGAGCCCGAGGACCGTATTCTGTTCGTGCAGACCTTCTCGAAGAACTGGGCGATGACCGGCTGGCGGCTCGGCTGGATCGAGGCGCATCCCTCGCTCGGCCAGGTGCTGGAGAACCTCATCCAGTACTCCACCTCAGGCGTTGCTGCCTTCATGCAGCGCGCCGGCGTAACCGCGCTGGAGCGCGGCGAGAGCTTCCTGACCCATCAGATCGAGCGGGCGCGGCGCGGGCGCGATATCGTCGCGCAGGGCCTCGCGACCTCCAACCGCGTGCGCTTCGCCAGCCCGCCCGGTGCCTTCTACATGTTCTTCGCCGTGGAGGGCGAGGACGACACCCGCAAGCTGGCGCTGCGGCTGGTGGACGAGGCCGGCATCGGCCTTGCGCCGGGCACCGCCTTCGGCCCGGGCGGCGAGGCCTATCTGCGCATGTGCTTCGCGCGCGGCGAGACTCAGATCACCGAGGCGACCGACCGGCTGGTGACGTGGCTCAAGAAGTAACACCGCACCGGAAACGCGACCTTGCGTTGTAGGAAGCCGAAAGAACAGGTTGCCCCCGGCTGGCGGCGATAGCAGACTGACCCCATGCGTGATTTCAGTTCGTCGCCCGCCCAGCGCGATCTGCCGACGGTTTCCGATGCGCGTCTGGCGTCCGTGCTCGACACGGCGGCCGACGGCATCATCGTGATTGATGATCGCGCGCGCATCCTCGTCTTCAACAAGGCGTGCGAGCAGATGTTCGGCATCTGCGCCGCCGATGCGGTCGGGCAGAACGTCAAGCTGGTGATGCCGACCGAATATGCGGCCGATCACGACCAGTATGTCGCCAGCTACATCAGCACCGGCGTGAAGAAGATCATTGGCATCGGCCGTGAGGTGCGCGGCCGGCATGCCGACGGCACGGTGTTCCCGCTGGAGCTTTCCGTCGGCGAGGCGGCAACGCCGGACGGGCGGCAGTTTATCGGCATCCTGCGCGATCTGCGCCCGCGCAAGGAAAGCGAGCAGCGTCTCGCCGATCTGCAGAGCGAGCTGGTGCATCTTGCCCGCGTCTCCGCCATTGACGAGATGGGCGCGGCCATCGCCCATGAGCTCAACCAGCCGCTGACGGCGCTGATGCTCTATCTGCAGGCCATCCGCCGGGCCCATTCCAAGGGCGTCGACATCAACAGGATGGTCGGCGACATCCTCGACAAGGCGACGGGCGAGGCCGAGCGCGCCGGCCACATCATCCAGCGCATGCGGCAATTCGTCGAGAAGCGCGATCCCGAGCGGCATCTGCGCAATCTCGATCCGCTGGTCGACGAGGCGATCGACCTCACCTTGCTCGGCCAGACCCACCGCGTGCGCATCATCCGCGAGACGTCGGGCAACCTGCCGGATGTGTCGGTGGATCCGGTTCAGATCCAGCAGATCGTGGTCAATCTCGTGCGCAACGGCATCGAGGCGGCCGCCCAGACGAGCGAGCCGGCGCTGCGCGTCAGCACGCGCGTGGCGGACGGGGCGGTGCGGATCGAGGTGCAGGACAACGGCTCCGGTATCGCGCCGGAGGCATTGCCGAAGCTGTTCGAGGCCTTTGCCAGTTCAAAACGTCGCGGCATGGGGCTCGGGCTTGCGATTTCACGGACGATCGCCCAGAACCACGGCGGAGACCTGATGGTCGACCCCGGTGGCAACGGCAAGGGGGCATGCTTCGCCCTGGTGCTGCCGGTAGCCCGGCCCGCGGCGCCAGCCGAGGTCGGATAAAGGGGAACGAGATGGCACAGATGGGTGAAGTCTTCATCGTGGACGATGATTCGGCCGTCCGCGATGCGCTGTCGCTCGTGCTCAGCCTTGAGGGCTATCACGTGCGCGGCTTCTCCGATGGCGCGGCGTTCCTCTCCGTCGCCCGCAC
Above is a window of Ancylobacter sp. WKF20 DNA encoding:
- a CDS encoding dihydrodipicolinate synthase family protein, with translation MPASPRYSGVFPVAPTVFDAAGRLDLEGQKRAVDFMIDAGSHGLCILANFSEQFVLTDDERDQVMRTVLEHVAGRVPVIVTTTHFSTFVCAERSKRAQEMGAAMVMVMPPYHGATFRVPEAQVYEFYRGVSDAIRIPIMVQDAPVAGTPLSVPFLAKMAAEIENLAYFKIEVPGAANKLRALIEAGGAAIEGPWDGEEAITLMADLDAGATGAMTGGGYPDGIRAIIDPYVAGDREAAVDAYMRWLPLINYENRQAGLAAAKILMQAGGVIQHDTLRAPLPPVHPATRAGLLEIARRLDPLVLRWGK
- a CDS encoding pyridoxal phosphate-dependent aminotransferase codes for the protein MPASASPFRPAPSLLDHIRPQALALPESGIVEVMNYGRRREGLIPLWAGEGDLPTPSFISEAATRALAAGETFYTWQRGIPELRAAIAAYMTRIYGVPEDLERYHVTGSGMQAIQIALALTLSAGEEILIPSPSWPNAAAAAEVIGARPIPVPLSFDPARGFWLDLDQLEDAITPRTRVIFINSPANPTGFVAPTQTLRGVLDIARRHGLWIIADEIYGRFYFEEGGLAPSFHEVMEPEDRILFVQTFSKNWAMTGWRLGWIEAHPSLGQVLENLIQYSTSGVAAFMQRAGVTALERGESFLTHQIERARRGRDIVAQGLATSNRVRFASPPGAFYMFFAVEGEDDTRKLALRLVDEAGIGLAPGTAFGPGGEAYLRMCFARGETQITEATDRLVTWLKK
- a CDS encoding ATP-binding protein; the encoded protein is MRDFSSSPAQRDLPTVSDARLASVLDTAADGIIVIDDRARILVFNKACEQMFGICAADAVGQNVKLVMPTEYAADHDQYVASYISTGVKKIIGIGREVRGRHADGTVFPLELSVGEAATPDGRQFIGILRDLRPRKESEQRLADLQSELVHLARVSAIDEMGAAIAHELNQPLTALMLYLQAIRRAHSKGVDINRMVGDILDKATGEAERAGHIIQRMRQFVEKRDPERHLRNLDPLVDEAIDLTLLGQTHRVRIIRETSGNLPDVSVDPVQIQQIVVNLVRNGIEAAAQTSEPALRVSTRVADGAVRIEVQDNGSGIAPEALPKLFEAFASSKRRGMGLGLAISRTIAQNHGGDLMVDPGGNGKGACFALVLPVARPAAPAEVG